One window from the genome of Osmerus mordax isolate fOsmMor3 chromosome 19, fOsmMor3.pri, whole genome shotgun sequence encodes:
- the LOC136963045 gene encoding olfactory receptor 2B6-like, translating to MENYTYNSNLLLLEGLQVTEESMYPVFLFFLSAYIFIMASNIGIVVLIFIERALHQPMYLLFCNLSLNDIIGNSITIPRLLIDLLAPSSVHYISYAECVVQAFATHIYGTTSHTILMIMAFDRYVAICNPLRYTIIMSTRMVVKLTVLAWGAAFLLVSILLGLTLRLNRCRTFISNPFCDNASLFKLSCEDVSINNIYGLAFTVVLFTSSIGSVLVTYTKITAVCLINQNKSMNSKAIRTCATHLVIYLVLLWCSFVIIILHRFPEYSYYRKIAALLFHVIPGSLNPVIYGVQCKELRKYIFTSRKISPVF from the coding sequence ATGGAGAACTACACTTATAACAGcaacctgcttctcctggaagGATTACAGGTCACCGAGGAGTCCATGTACCCTgtgtttctcttcttcctctctgcctaCATCTTCATCATGGCCTCCAACATAGGCATTGTGGTGCTCATCTTCATAGAGAGAGCTCTGCACCAGCCCATGTACCTTCTCTTCTGCAACCTGTCACTCAATGACATCATCGGCAACTCCATCACAATCCCTCGGTTACTGATTGACTTGTTGGCACCTTCATCGGTGCACTACATCAGTTATGCCGAGTGTGTGGTCCAGGCCTTTGCAACACATATTTATGGCACCACCTCTCACACCATACTGATGATCATGGCCTTTGACAGGTATGTGGCCATCTGCAACCCCCTACGCTACACCATCATCATGAGCACCAGGATGGTAGTCAAGCTGACTGTGTTAGCCTGGGGTGCAGCTTTCCTCCTGGTTTCCATTCTGCTGGGTTTGACCCTTCGCTTGAACCGCTGCAGGACCTTCATATCTAACCCTTTCTGTGACAATGCCTCTCTGTTCAAGCTCTCCTGTGAGGATGTCTCCATCAACAACATCTACGGGCTCGCTTTCACTGTAGTTCTGTTTACCTCCTCTATAGGCAGTGTGCTGGTCACCTACACCAAGATCACAGCAGTCTGTCTGATCAATCAGAACAAGTCCATGAACAGTAAGGCCATCAGGACATGTGCCACACATCTGGTTATCTACCTTGTCTTGTTGTGGTGTAGCTTTGTCATCATTATACTGCATCGCTTTCCTGAGTACTCCTACTACAGGAAGATTGCTGCTCTGCTCTTTCATGTAATCCCTGGCAGTCTGAATCCAGTCATCTATGGGGTCCAATGCAAAGAGCTACGCAAATACATTTTCACCTCCAGGAAAATCTCCCCAGTTTTTTGA
- the LOC136963058 gene encoding olfactory receptor 52N4-like — protein MENYTYNSNLLLLEGLQVTEESMYPVFLFFLSAYIFIMASNIGIVVLIFIERALHQPMYLLFCNLSLNDIIGNSITIPRLLIDLLAPSSVHYISYAECVVQAFATHIYATTSHTILMIMAFDRYVAICNPLRYTTIMSTRMVVKLTVLAWGAAFPVVSILLGLTLRLNRCRTFISNPYCDNASLFKLSCEDVSINNIYGLSFTVILFTFSIGSVLVTYTKITAVCLINQNKSMNSKAIRTCATHLVIYLVLLWCSFIIIILHRFPEYSYYRKIAALLFHVIPGSLNPVIYGVQCKELRKYIFTSRKISPVF, from the coding sequence ATGGAGAACTACACTTATAACAGcaacctgcttctcctggaagGATTACAGGTCACCGAGGAGTCCATGTACCCTgtgtttctcttcttcctctctgcctaCATCTTCATCATGGCCTCCAACATAGGCATTGTGGTGCTCATCTTCATAGAGAGAGCTCTGCACCAGCCCATGTACCTTCTCTTCTGCAACCTGTCACTCAATGACATCATCGGCAACTCCATCACAATCCCTCGGTTACTGATTGACTTGTTGGCACCTTCATCGGTGCACTACATCAGTTATGCCGAGTGTGTGGTCCAGGCCTTTGCAACACATATTTATGCAACCACCTCTCACACCATACTGATGATCATGGCCTTTGACAGGTATGTGGCCATCTGCAACCCCCTACGCTACACCACCATCATGAGCACCAGGATGGTAGTCAAGCTGACAGTGTTAGCCTGGGGTGCAGCTTTCCCCGTGGTTTCCATTCTGCTGGGTTTGACCCTTCGCTTGAACCGCTGCAGGACCTTCATATCTAACCCTTACTGTGACAATGCCTCTCTGTTCAAGCTCTCCTGTGAGGATGTCTCCATCAACAACATCTACGGGCTCAGTTTCACTGTAATTCTGTTTACCTTCTCTATAGGCAGTGTGCTGGTCACCTACACCAAGATCACAGCAGTCTGTCTGATCAATCAGAACAAGTCCATGAACAGTAAGGCCATCAGGACATGTGCCACACATCTGGTTATCTACCTTGTCTTGTTGTGGTGTAGCTTTATCATCATTATACTGCATCGCTTTCCTGAGTACTCCTACTACAGGAAGATTGCTGCTCTGCTCTTTCATGTAATCCCTGGCAGTCTGAATCCAGTCATCTATGGGGTCCAATGCAAAGAGCTACGCAAATACATTTTCACCTCCAGGAAAATCTCCCCAGTTTTTTGA
- the LOC136962877 gene encoding olfactory receptor 5B17-like, with product MENQTYSEHVLLLEGLLVTNQSSYPAFILLLLVYILTMVSNIGLMVLICTERSLHHPMYILFCNLPLNDALGATGIVPHLLSDMFVASSERSISYVQCVFEAFCAHVYGTTSHTILMIMAFDRYVAICNPLRYTTIMSTRMVVKLTVFAWGVAFLLVGILLGLTIRLSRCRRVILNPFCDNASLFKLSCEDVSINNIYGLAFTVLLLGSSIGSVTLTYLRIAIVCVMSKNRVLNSRALQTCTTHLAVYILMLVSGFTIVFLHRFPQWSDHRKLSAIMFHVVPPGLNPIIYGLQTKEIRQFISKQVSKQT from the coding sequence ATGGAGAACCAGACGTATAGTGAACATGTTCTACTGCTGGAGGGGTTGTTGGTCACAAACCAGTCCTCTTATCcagccttcatcctcctcctccttgtctacATCCTCACCATGGTGTCCAACATTGGCCTCATGGTGCTGATTTGCACAGAGAGGAGCCTGCACCACCCCATGTACATTCTGTTCTGCAACCTGCCTCTAAATGATGCTCTAGGGGCAACTGGCATTGTGCCTCACTTGCTGAGTGACATGTTTGTAGCAAGTTCAGAGCGGTCTATCAGCTACGTTCAGTGTGTTTTTGAAGCATTTTGTGCCCATGTTTATGGCACCACCTCTCACACCATACTGATGATCATGGCCTTTGACAGGTATGTGGCCATCTGCAACCCCCTACGCTACACCACCATCATGAGCACCAGGATGGTAGTCAAGCTGACTGTGTTTGCCTGGGGGGTGGCCTTCCTCCTGGTAGGGATTCTCCTAGGGCTTACCATCCGCTTGTCACGATGCAGGAGAGTTATCCTGAACCCTTTCTGTGACAACGCTTCTCTGTTCAAGCTCTCCTGTGAGGACGTCTCCATCAACAACATCTACGGGCTTGCTTTCACAGTCCTGCTTCTGGGATCGTCTATAGGTAGCGTGACTCTAACTTACCTAAGGAtcgccattgtgtgtgtgatgagcaaGAACAGGGTGCTGAACAGCCGTGCCCTGCAGACCTGCACCACACACCTCGCAGTCTACATACTCATGCTAGTAAGTGGCTTCACTATCGTCTTCCTGCACCGCTTTCCTCAGTGGTCGGATCACAGGAAGTTGTCAGCCATCATGTTCCACGTGGTTCCGCCTGGACTCAACCCTATCATCTACGGACTGCAGACCAAAGAAATCCGACAG
- the LOC136963224 gene encoding olfactory receptor 2A12-like, translating to MRALRRVFLHCVFYRALLLTMENVSYVPLKDPIVFELEGFEIPPGQGLLLFFLALLNYTVVVLANGVVVGVIIVDRVLHRPMYMMVCNLASCDMMGATAVLIHLMVHFLTGNNSISYNSAIAQAFTVHFYGVSAQTVLSVMAYDRYLAVCHPLRYHALMTHSKLLFSCSLAWAVAFLCIGVLFSLNVGVPLCGTVIKHVYSSNRSILALSCAPTPANNIYGLCMSWTVSTGTFLIIAFCYVKILHACVKSSADRGSYSKAMQTCATHLVIYVIYEISAAIIILSHRFDSISQNIKKFCSILFIIVPPTINPIIYGLVTKELRTSILRQFTKLCAKHKIQDVKLIRK from the exons TGTTTTACAGGGCTCTGCTGCTCACCATGGAGAATGTGTCCTACGTACCTCTGAAGGACCCCATCGTGTTTGAGCTGGAGGGCTTCGAGATCCCCCCAGGCCAGGGAttgctcctcttcttcctggccCTCCTCAACTACACCGTGGTGGTTCTGGCCAacggggtggtggtgggtgtgatCATAGTCGACAGAGTTCTCCACAGGCCCATGTACATGATGGTGTGTAACCTGGCCAGCTGTGACATGATGGGAGCCACGGCAGTTCTGATCCACCTCATGGTCCACTTCTTGACGGGGAACAACAGCATCTCCTATAACTCGGCCATCGCCCAGGCGTTCACTGTGCATTTTTATGGGGTCTCAGCACAGACTGTTCTGTCTGTCATGGCCTACGACAG GTACCTGGCTGTGTGTCATCCCCTGAGGTACCACGCTCTCATGACCCACAGCAAGCTGCTGTTCTCCTGCAGTCTGGCCTGGGCCGTGGCTTTCCTCTGCATCGGTGTCCTGTTTTCCCTGAACGTGGGAGTCCCGCTGTGCGGCACCGTCATCAAGCACGTGTACAGCAGCAACCGCTCTATCCTTGCGCTGTCTTGCGCTCCTACCCCCGCCAACAACATCTACG GTCTCTGCATGTCATGGACCGTAAGTACCGGAACGTTCCTGATCATCGCCTTCTGCTACGTTAAAATTCTGCACGCATGCGTCAAGAGTTCAGCGGACCGAGGCAGCTACAGCAAGGCCATGCAGACCTGCGCAACTCACCTGGTGATCTACGTGATCTACGAGATCTCCGCTGCCATCATCATCCTGAGCCATCGTTTCGACTCCATCTCGCAAAACATCAAGAAGTTTTGCAGCATCTTGTTTATAATTGTTCCTCCCACCATTAACCCCATCATCTACGGCCTAGTCACCAAAGAGCTGCGCACGAGCATCCTCAGGCAGTTCACAAAGCTTTGCGCAAAGCACAAAATACAGGATGTCAAGTTGATCAGAAAATAG
- the LOC136963046 gene encoding olfactory receptor 52D1-like, whose protein sequence is MENQTYSEHVLLLEGLLVTNQSSYPAFILLLLVYILTMVSNIGLMVLICTERSLHHPMYILFCNLPLNDALGATAIVPHLLSDMFVASSERSISYVQCVFEAFCAHVYGTTCHTILMIMAFDRYVAICNPLRYTTIMSTRMVVKLTVFAWGVAFLLVGILLGLTIRLSRCRRVITNPYCDNASLFKLSCEDVSINNIYGLAFTVLLLGSSIGSVTLTYLKIAMVCVMSKNRVLNSRALQTCTTHLAVYVIVIASGVTAIFLHRFPQWSDHRKLSAIMFHVVPPGLNPIIYGLQTKEIRQKIYSIIHKNKVSLR, encoded by the coding sequence ATGGAGAACCAGACGTATAGTGAACATGTTCTACTGCTGGAGGGGTTGTTGGTCACAAACCAGTCGTCTTATCcagccttcatcctcctcctccttgtctacATCCTCACCATGGTGTCCAACATTGGCCTCATGGTGCTGATTTGCACAGAGAGGAGCCTGCACCACCCCATGTACATTCTGTTCTGCAACCTGCCTCTAAATGATGCTCTAGGGGCAACTGCCATTGTGCCTCACTTGCTGAGTGACATGTTTGTAGCAAGTTCAGAGCGGTCTATCAGCTACGTTCAGTGTGTTTTTGAAGCATTTTGTGCCCATGTTTATGGCACCACCTGTCACACCATACTGATGATCATGGCCTTTGACAGGTATGTGGCCATCTGCAACCCCCTACGCTACACCACCATCATGAGCACCAGGATGGTAGTCAAGCTGACTGTGTTTGCCTGGGGGGTGGCCTTCCTCCTGGTAGGGATTCTCCTAGGGCTTACCATCCGCTTGTCACGATGCAGGAGAGTTATCACAAACCCTTACTGTGACAACGCCTCTCTGTTCAAGCTCTCCTGTGAGGACGTCTCCATCAACAACATCTACGGGCTTGCTTTCACAGTCCTGCTTCTGGGGTCGTCTATAGGTAGCGTGACTCTAACCTACCTGAAGATCgccatggtgtgtgtgatgagcaAGAACAGGGTGCTGAACAGCCGTGCCCTGCAGACCTGCACCACACACCTCGCGGTCTACGTCATCGTAATAGCAAGTGGCGTCACTGCCATCTTCCTGCACCGCTTTCCTCAGTGGTCGGATCACAGGAAGTTGTCAGCCATCATGTTCCACGTGGTTCCGCCTGGACTCAACCCTATCATCTACGGACTGCAGACCAAAGAAATCCGGCAGAAAATCTACAGCATAATTCACAAAAATAAAGTGTCACTGAGATGA